AGGACATAATCAAAGAGGTTGAGCTTCTGCTAGATCAAAGTCGACCAAGCTAAGCGATATGGTGGTATGCTAGCTTTTGTCGGAACCTAACTTTTTTGCATGAACCTAGCTTTTGCTGTTTGTGGTAATGCTGGATTGCTAATGTGGTGTGACGCTGGATGTACACCTGTTATATTGTTCGATGGAAAGTTGAGactttgtatttttctttttgtgagGAGACTTTGTATTTATATGCTAGTGGATGTTATTGAACCTGATGTGATACTGTATTAGCATGGTAAATTAGAAGGGGAGTTCTTGCTTAATTTGTTGTGTCAATAAAAGTACAATGATTTTTGTATGGGCTTTATAGCTTGTTTTGGGTTGTAATGGTGATTTTGAAAATGGGCTGGAATTGGCAAAATTTGATGCACCAGATTTTTTTGGATCGATAAAAATGATCGAACTCAGTGGACTAGAAAATATTTGGCCCAAATTAGTGGCTTGCTTTTGATATTGGTCCATTAATAAAATGGGCTGCAGATGTTAGCAACCACATTATCCTTATCATCCACGTCAGTGGCCACGTCATCATTCATGTTAGCATCAGTAGCCATGTCAGTagctacatcatcatccataTCAGTAGCTATAGCTACGTCATCATCCATGTCAGCACCATCAGCATCATTATCCATGTCAGCAGTCACGTTACATGGCTATACAATCTTTGACGATTTCTATGACGTTTATTTTCATCACTAAAATTAGACTTGGGTTGGGCTGGGCGGGCCTCAGGATATTCTGACGGTTAATAAACGTCACGGATTGCGTTATCTGCGACACTTTTGTTAAATTAAACCGTCACATGATTTAATCTATGACGCTAAATAGATGATGTTATCTAAAACTGTCACAGAATGATAAAATCTATCCGTCATAGATTAAAGGAAAAGTCCTACTTTTACCCTCCAACTATGGCATAAGTCTGATTTTCAACCCACAACTATAAAACTGAACAGAGAGAGCCATCCAACTGTCGAAATCGGGCAAATTTACCCTTGGGTAGTTTCAAGagtggttttacattttctagaaatttaaaaagtttaagtttgattaaaaaattcataactaatttatttcaaattagaaaaatataaaatcaGTGTCAAACATTTTCTGAAAATGTAAGCTATCTATTGTTTTTCTATTTGGCATTATTTGAATCTTAGTTGTTCATATTCCTTATATTTTACTACGAGTAATAAAACTATGATGCAAACAACTTCAAATACAGTATCAACAAGTAGCctacatttttagaaaacttttgataccaacttcatattttttggatttgaaatgaattagttatgaattttttaattaaactaaaactttttaaatttcaAGAAATGCAAAACCACCGTAGAATTTAATGCCTATCTGTTCAACACTTATCACTACTTTGCAGTTCATCAATTTTTCATTTGAACCCATTTAGACGATACTGAGATTGAAAAGGTGATGCATGAACATTTTGTACTTTGAAATATTTACCCCAAAAGTACCAAACAGAGACTAAATAGAAAGAAAATCAATTGATGAAAGCCTGTTAACAGAGACTGATGAATAGAAAGAAAATCATTTGAACCCATGTAGATACCGAGACTGAAAAGGTTATCGCTTGGTTTATTCTTGttaagacaaaaaaaaaaacagcgtAGATTTGACTGACATGACAGATAGCTCTCCAGCTCCGCAGCGAGCTTTATTCCTCCTTCTCTCTGCAACCACACTCAACGACAGTcgacggcaacggcggcgaCCCCATAGACTACAGGAACACAGAACAGATCACACTCTGCAAACAATGCAATTACACCCAGCTGCAATCATCTATCTAGCTCTTGAGGAAGTTCTCGATCCAGTAGCTGGACTCCTTGCGGTAGCGCTTGAGGCCGTTGAGGCGGTCGATGAAGATGAGGCCGAAGCGGTCGAGGTATCCGTCGCCCCACTCGAAGCAGTCCATGAATGTCCAGGTGAAGTATCCCTTGACCCTGGCGCCGTTCTTGATGGCGTGGTTCACGAACTGCAGGTGCTTGGAGTGGAACTCGATCCTGTGCCCGTCCTTGAGCGCCTCCTTGAGCGGGAGCGTCGCGTTGTTCCCCTCGGCGATGCCGTTCTCCGTGACGTAGAGGACCGGGTTGTTGTATCGCCGGGCGGTGTAGAGCAGGAGCTCCCGCAGGCCCGCCGGGtagttgaagaagatgggcacGAACTCCGTAGGGCCGATGGGCACGCCGTTGCGGAACCCGGAGGTGTTGGCACGGACGTCGGCGTCGTAGCTCTGCTCGAGCCCGTTGGGCGCCGGCTTGGCCGAGGTGAAGTAGCTGGTGTAGTAGTTGACGCCGATGAAGTCGTAGGAGCCCTTGACGAGCGTCATCTGCTCCGCCGTGAACTTCGGCAGCCGGTCGCCGAGGTAGCCGATCATGGTGGCCGGGTAGCCGCCGTGCACGATGGGGTCGAGGAACCAGCCGTACATGAAGTCGAGGCTGCGCTGCACGGCGAAGCGGTCGGCGGTGGAGTTTGTGTTGGGCACGAACCAGTGGGAGACGACGGCGATGCCGATCTGGCCGCCCTGCACCTTCTGGTACTTGGCGCGGTAGAGCGCGACGGCCTGGGCGTGGGCGAGGAGGATGTTGTGCGTCACGACGTAGGGCTCACGCGCCGAGTCGCCGCTCAGGCAGGACTTGGAGACGTGCGGCGAGCACCGGCCCGGCGCGAACAGCCCGGCGGAGTAGCCCCGCTCCGCGTACGTCCACGGCTCGTTGAACGTCGTCCAGTCCTTGACGCGGTCGCCGAACTCTTTGAAGCAGACCTCGGCGAAGTCCACGTAGTCCTTGCTGCAAGCACGTCGTACACCGTTTGTTTAATCACATTACAATTATTACAAACAGtcgagagagaaagagagagattaAGCAACTTAATTAAAGTCGACGACAGGACAGGGGCGTACATGATGTTTGCACTGAGGAAGCCTCCGTACTTTTCCTCCAGGGCAAGGGGCGTGTCCCAGTGGAAGATGGTGACAAATGGCCTCAGACCTTGCGATGAAAATGCAATCCTTTTTGTTAATGTTATCCACTTATCATTGAACATGGGTTTAATTTGTATGAGCTGCATGGACGCAAAAGGGTGATTAAATACCTTTGGCTATGACCTCGTTGATGAGGTTGTTGTAGAAGGCCACACCTTCTTTGTTGATTCCTCCACTCAGGGAACCATCTGCAGAAAGCACGTGTGGACACGTAACACAGAATGAGCATGGATACGCGGAAGCCCAGTGTCACCATCGGTCGCACTCAACACGTCGAGTCGCACCTTCAAAGGCGCTGTCGGCATAGGGGTAGTTAGCATCATGAGCATGGGTAGGATAATTAGCACGTGTGTAGATAGGATCATTAGCATGGGTCTGAATCGGGACCCTTTGCTCTCCTTTCAATTCCTTTATTTTCATATTTAACCCACccattttatctttcaaatcaAATGTCACCATTGGTCGCACTGAACACGTCGAGCCGCATCTTCCAAAGGTGCTGTCGACATAGGGGTATACTCCCTaagtctcaaattactatttgatttgatttttctaaatatataaattttacTATTTATTTAGACATAATACATATTTAGATGTATATCAAAACCTATGTATGTAGAAATgtcaaaatgaataataattttgGATAGAGGGAGTAGTTGGCATCATTAGCATGGGTAGCATAATTAGCACGTGGGTAGCTAGGATCCTTAGCATGGATCTGAATCTGGACTTTTCTTTCTCCCCATTCATTTTCTTTAGTTTCATATGTAACCTGCCCATTTTATTTTTAGTATAATCAAATTTATATGTTTAAGAAGGTCCCAAAAGAGTTATGACAAAAGTCGTGCTAAATAAGTTATGTGTATTATTAGTTTCCAAAGACGTTGAAGAACGAAGATTTATTTCTTAATATTTGTAAAAGTTGTCACATGAAAGTTGTTTTAGTAAAATTATGCCGAGAATTTGTCGTGATAGTTTTGTCCGCAAAAAGTGTAATGCGTAAAAGTTGTATTGGAAAAGGTTACATTGAAAAGTTGTCATCATAAGTTTGTTAGCAAAAGTTATATGTCGAATGTCATATCGCAAGTTATGGTCATAACTTTTTCTCCTAATAATGCTATGCTAAAAACTTATTCATGTACAACTTTATAACTTTTCGAAAATAGACAGTTGCAGAAACGatttctttccaaaaaaaagcaTTCACTAATTAGTGAGGTCGACGGATACGTCGAACCATATATGTTACTTTCTTCGGTCATAAACGGCTGTTGTTTTAATTACGCTATCAACTCATTTTGCATTGAATGTCAATATCTCTTTGAGTACCTTAATTAAAATCTAgactctttttttaaaaaaaattgtatacaGTGTTTCTTGTTTCAGATCAATATGTTTCAATATCTTGGTGATGGTGCTGTTGTCATAAACGACAGTTATTTGCGAACTGAGCGTAGCTCAGATGGTAAGGTTCCTTGTGATAGAACCTGCCCACCAGGGTTCGAGTCTTCGACTCGGTACTGGTGTTCGCATTTTCATCAATTTATTACAAGAATTAACCGGCAcaattctttcagtggtaggcaaCGTACCCGTTGATAGCGAGGCGCATGTAATGACTTCGTTAATTTCGAGGATCTACCGGTtcagtctcttggagttgctcatAGGACTAGGGTTGCATCTGTGTATTCGTAGGGTTGAGTGTACGTGCATTTGTGAGTGTCTGTGTCTATACtgtgctttgaaaaaaaaataaacaacagtTATTTGCGGCCCGGGCCACGATGGTACATGTTTCGAGTTCGGCAGTGCTCACTTGGCAAGATCCTGGACCAGGCAATGGAGAACCGGAAGGAGTCCAAGTTCATGTCCTTGAGGAGTTGCACATCCTCCTGCAAAATAGTTTAGTCAGTTTCGCTTGCTGGTCGACACATCGTTCGGTTGATCAGCTGGTTCAAAATACTCCGACCAATGGTCGCAGTGTCAGTCACCTTGTATCGATGGTACATGTCATTTGCCACGTCACCGTTATCGTTGTTCTTGATTTTTCCTGCAATAGTTGACAAGTTTTTCTAGCTGTTAGAAAGTGGCCGGTTCAGAGTAGTTCTAGACAGGGAAGACGGAGTCGTCCTGACCTGGGATATGAGTGAACTTGTCCCATATGCTGAGCCCTTTGCCTCCTTCGTTGTAGGCACCCTCGTACTAcaaaagaattaaaaaaaagtgCAAGGCACCAACTTGTTCAGCTAAGCTAACTGTTTTTTCGGATGCAAgtactttatttttaaaaaagattCAAAAGAGTGAAAATGTTCTGCAGACTGCAGGCATCACCTGATACGCCGCGGAGCCGGTGCCGAAGATGAAGTCCTTGGGGAAGCTGTTCCTGCTGAACTTGGCGTGAGCGCCGCCGCAGGCGAGAGCTGCGAGGAGCACGGCGGAGAGGAGCCGCTTCGCCATTCCGGTCCCGACACCCATCCCCGGAGCTGGTACCGGAACGGCGGGCTCCGTCCGACtgcaggagctggagctggattGCTGCTGCACTTCCAGTCCCGGCTGCCATTTATAGATGGAAGAGCTGGAGGTCTATCCCGAACGATTTCTTGGGAGGAAACAAGTACACATGCATGAGTACTGCAGCTCGACATGGAGCGATGGGGGGACGCCGGAAGGGGACACACAGCCCCGGAGATCACCGATCCGATCTGGCGATCTCCTCGATGACCCATGAAGCGACAGATGCGACGGCAagcatttttgtttttttcattaACACCACGAGGTCCACGCTCACGACGCTCTAGACAATCTGTGTCGCGAGCTTGTTCGTTTTAGGGATCGGGGTCCCGACCACGGCGGCCCCCGCGAATGCTACGCGCGAACTACGTGATCCGGCGTCGCTCGCGCGCTGGCcagcggtggtggccggcgttGCGGGTCACGGGCGAATGGGTAGTGGTGATTGCGGTGAATGATTGGTTGCGCGAGAGGCTGTGAGGATCGGACAGCGACTGCGCTGGGTGTTTCTGGGGAGCCCGCCGGCACGTTGCGCTGTGTGCCACCGACAAGCGCCGACGCCGTGAGGGGTGGATGCGGCAGAATTACGGATGTGCCGAGCGCGCGTCGGAAAGTTGAGGTTTGCAATGTGATCTTGGTTTTGAAATTGCTAGTCTGAGATGATAATTGAAGTTATGGAATTGGTTAGGTGGAACTTGCTCGAACTGTTCATCAGAAACCCAAAAACGTATACGATCCCAAACGAAAAGAAGTTATCCTCGCCGATTGCAGGGGTTGGTTCGGCCGATCGGTTGGACGACCAAAAGCGCTGGATGCCACCGTGAGTAGGACGCCGGTCATTCGGCCATCAAGTCAAATAGTGCATCCTGCAGGTGAGTCTCTGCTGCCTATCTCTAAATAACGAAATCCGGCAGAATTTTTCTCTTTTCGTGACTCCACGTCATCATGACGTCGTCCATCGTCCGTTTGGAGCTCTTGTTAATCCTCAGCCGTCAGATCTCGTGTGGACGGCAGGGATTCTTTTGGACTAAGCCAGACGTCCCTGAGCGTCTCCAGAACGCTCTGGGTTCGTGCACCACGGGGTTGGGTAAAAGCAAAAAAATCACCTCGCCACGACGCCACCCCCTCGCAGCCGCAGCGATCGCTGCCGGACCCTCAATGCCACCGCGGTCGAGGAGGTGGGCGGAGGCAATGCATACTACGAAGTACGGTGGCGGCCTCTGCATGTCCCACCACAAATCGATACCGTCAGTCTCCTCCACAGCTACACGGCACGCAACCCGTTGGGCAGCCACAGCAGACACCACCGTTGACCGGCCCTGCTCGAGCTCCTGTTAGAAATATAAGCAATTTTCGGTACATTTTAATTCTATAATTCAGCGTGTAAAATATTATCATGAAAATGTTGAGTGAATCTTTGATAACAAAGCATGTGCAAGTATTCATGTTAAACAACATTTTAGACATGAACAATACGAAAGAAAGCAATATGAGTGAGTACTCTAGGGAGGGGTCGTTGCCGGAGGCAGCGGCTGCTTCCGCTATCAACCGAAATAGTCATGCTATTCGGTTGACCTCAATTGGTGTAGCTGAACAGAGTTGATGCCGTGACCAGCTGATGCAGTGAAGTCCCTCGGCCAGCAACGTAGCAGGAAGTAGTCGATCGGCCTCCAAATGGATATAGTGGAAGTAGTTGTATAGCTGCCTAGACGTAGAGGAAGTAGCCGAATAGGCAGCGAGCAGTTGCGTGAAACGCTCCCAAAAAACTTATTGCTTGCCTATCCCGAGCAGGATCTCCAGCGGTAGCCGAGGTTCCAGAGGCTCTGCTCTCTCTGGTACTGTGCGCGCAGTGCTAGCGATGGAGATGTGAAGTTAGCAGCAGAAAACAgtgggagagaggaagaggtccCCTAAACAGGAGTACCGTAGTATGTTGATGTGTTcttgcaaggaaggaagaagacgaactcctactaggattccactgtaatcctactaggactcataccatgtagtcctactaggactcctgcttgtaactgactagtaatcctgcctcctggagtatataaaggagggtagaggtactgttggcgctaaaagtcagccaaTTGACTCTCAGtgtcagacacacgacccgggagaatctgtttaactcctgttcgggtagacgccctggtgcggttcgcgcgacgtgccagccaatctgacctgttgattggcaaggaagaagacGTGTCAAATTTTAGgagttccgatcggctaaggttccgatctcgaagaagtgtatcagcgaatcggccgatttgctataacaagGTAATCGGCTATGGTACAGCCGACAACTAGGTAACGTTTTATGaagaaactactggagtaaactAGGTAACGTTACAGGAGCAACACTTGAGATAGATCTAATCATCTGTGCAAAAATAATAGATAAACAATAAAGATAAATAAGCCGAAAGCTccaatctcaagctggataaccggtgataaaactagaacaacaggtaaaacctagaattctagtaaatatcgataactgatgaataaatctaaacgaaacgacaacgatgcgcccgaagttaaagcttagatattactcgataagtggaacttacagaatcggccggagattgtgtcgatgtagccctgccaacccatacgaactcgttaaagaggaaaagtattggcgaagtcgccgacttgaaagtaaagtacgaggaaatagtagattgttgtattgatttgatgttgtttttacagatctctaaagatggctatttatagcctgttacaaccaatctcttaactgactaggattctatctctaattttaaatgaaaatgaatatttacaagtacaactcgtatcggagttggttgttGCGCTCCTGCGAGCCAATCCCCCTTTATCTTCTCTTTGcaattcactttaagcccatattggcccaattgctccagcctcttaatcggccgatttctaccaactccatctgTCAAAACACCGCAGCGCCAATccgccgatctccaactgtagcaccaatcggccgattcccaatcgtgaccttttcgACTTGCCGCATCGGCTAATCTTTTCCCCTTTTTgatgccgattccatacgtgtcaaaatcttgcgtcaacacatgcccccccagtttcggataaaacataatctttacttcaaaattccttTCAACTCCCCTTCCAaaacaaacgcattaaaaatatcTTTCCGTTTTGCGGTCTTCTGcctaatgattgcaatcttttcgaaatgggcgcccGAGACAGCCGCTCCCCCGAAAATCGCGTCAatggcgcggtaaaaatcccgcctttaccccttctcggaccgtccttaaatatcagcacgtcccacacttctttttcacaagcccacgtcttccttctttggcgcactagtttccttcttcctccagcgCTCCTTTAGCTTCCAATCTCCTCCTCCGGTGAccccttttcatccacattccacACCATCTCCCCAATGGCGACATCATCAAGAACTTCACCAGTACCAGAGACCCCGGCGACagctccagcggcggcagctCTAGCGACAGCGGCAGCGGCTCCATCGGCGGCAGCAAGAGCTTCATCGGCGATAGAGGTCCCACCGACGGCCTCAGCGACTGTAGCTCCGCCAGCAATTCCGCCAACCACAatgagcttcatcccagaggtactTACCgaaacttttctttttacttttcaCCGCCAAGGCATCTATTTTAGATCTGTTCTCATTTCTTCcccttttaccttttttaggcggttaggcaccagattaccattcgccttaccGAAACCCCCGGTCTCATTTGTCTCGgccctatgggaaacccagatccaactgacctaatcaacttggaaacccatggAATTCCATTTAAGCAGTCGACGATGGACTTAGATCATTGGTCAGGCACTTTTAGATCATGGCTGAATGAAACCCCTGGCTGGAAAGAGTGGTATCAAAGGATAGCCAACTCTaaaagagttcaatgggatgagcaaaaaatcggccagtgtatcgaCTTGTCcttatcccaaatggaaaggaatgagcccttagtgatagcagcttcctatttttggtctgacgctctcaacgcgtttcttttcggacatgggcccatgactcccactttggccgatgtcgtcatgttgaccggccttggcATCTCTTCTCTTGACACCCCTTTCCGCTATTTtgtcaagccgacccatcggctagaaacaaaaggaattggCGGGTGGAAAGGGTTCATTAAGAGCAACAACAGGACCGGGACAGTCGCCGAGAGGGAGCatgcggccttcttgatgatgtggctggagaaacacctcttttgtgggagagcagctggtccatcttccaacacacaggctTTGGCCAAAGCATTATCGATAGGAGCTTCTGTTCCTCTCGGAAAACATCTGCTAGGATCGGCCTATCCTATGCTGTATCAGATCGGCGTCAAGTTATCCAAGgcagagccgattggaaatctaggtggcccttggtggttcatcaacctatggctcaatctgtacatgagcaagatctcataGCAACGGGTGGAGCACATGCCTtttcccaacatcgaatcggcggaAAATCCCACCGTACGGCAACGGTGTACctccttcggcgaagcagcatcggccttctccggCTGTCAATACTCCGCCACCAAGGTAGCCGAATACtttagatgcttctacaatggcttcaACGAGGAAACAACTAGCTGGTTCCCATATCAGAGATCGGAACCACTCTTCGAGCTCCCATCTTGCTTTGACTCAACGACCAACACTTTTGATAATGACCTCACAGATGagctgatcaagccagggatcttaccaACGAATTTCTTCTTGGGGAAGGACGCCCCtacttatgaattttataatcCATCTGCCGCAGCACGCCAATTCGGCTTGGGTCAGTTGCCGATTTATACCTTCTTCGCCGGTCGTGCAAAATTccgagacgagctcaccaaaggtctcGATTACAGTCGGCTGTACGACCGGGTTTCggactccagcaccatcgacttgaccaattggatagtggccccttttgctgtccaacagttcaagctatggtgggcagaatggaaacatCATCTTTTCTGCGCCTCCCCGACGATATACTGCAACATCCTGGACCCCgacaacattgatccaaacgAAGAGGTACCATTCCTTCCTCAGCCGATTTTGATgcccctttttctctttttatacCACtgactcttttttttcttgtagtCTGAGAGTCGAATCCCCCTAAGACGTAGCCGAAGCGGTCGGTCGATAGAGGATCGTTATCCGTACATGGagttcccccttatcggctatcatgccccctCCGTTGATGATatcaccggccgattgaagcaggcTCCgaagaaaatcataaagaagacaagccgccgAGTGCGCGCCCGCACGAAATCAGTCGATCCATCCGTGGCTGCATCGGCGGAATCTTTGGTTGCGCCGACTCTCCCGGTCATCGGGGAAGTcgacccccaagctgctacagaagccggAGCGGCCGTCGCATCATTGCTGCTAGAAGCCATTTAGGTAAACTTGTTTTTAAGTCCCCCTGATTGTTCTCCCGACGCTAACTCTTCCTCTACATCAGGCCGCACAAATCGCCCCGGAGGCTCCACAGCAATCGGCACCGCCCCAGGTAGAAACCGGAGCACCAGTACTTCCTCCCACTGAAGTACAAGGTCCCTTAACTCAATCCTTTAATATTTAAGCAATGACCTGACCACTTTCGATGCAGGTTATCAGCATGCTAATTGTACCTTCCGAACAGCCCTCGGCCAGAGAAGCTCCTCAAGAGGTCAGCCCGAGCAGGAATccgataatcgtcgaatcctcctcctccgatgagCCAATCGTACCAGCTCCAGAACCGAGGGCAACGCTTCCGCAATCGCAAATAGaggaaatccgcttcaaagaagtaagaagtttattatccaaatcggccgattc
Above is a genomic segment from Setaria viridis chromosome 4, Setaria_viridis_v4.0, whole genome shotgun sequence containing:
- the LOC117854165 gene encoding beta-glucosidase 30, giving the protein MGVGTGMAKRLLSAVLLAALACGGAHAKFSRNSFPKDFIFGTGSAAYQYEGAYNEGGKGLSIWDKFTHIPGKIKNNDNGDVANDMYHRYKEDVQLLKDMNLDSFRFSIAWSRILPNGSLSGGINKEGVAFYNNLINEVIAKGLRPFVTIFHWDTPLALEEKYGGFLSANIIKDYVDFAEVCFKEFGDRVKDWTTFNEPWTYAERGYSAGLFAPGRCSPHVSKSCLSGDSAREPYVVTHNILLAHAQAVALYRAKYQKVQGGQIGIAVVSHWFVPNTNSTADRFAVQRSLDFMYGWFLDPIVHGGYPATMIGYLGDRLPKFTAEQMTLVKGSYDFIGVNYYTSYFTSAKPAPNGLEQSYDADVRANTSGFRNGVPIGPTEFVPIFFNYPAGLRELLLYTARRYNNPVLYVTENGIAEGNNATLPLKEALKDGHRIEFHSKHLQFVNHAIKNGARVKGYFTWTFMDCFEWGDGYLDRFGLIFIDRLNGLKRYRKESSYWIENFLKS